The genomic DNA cctctttgatggaactcatattagccagacttggccatttaagcttggctttgactttagcctgcttgatggaatacccccatGAGTTAATgtgtgttatgatttggcgctatacaaatacaattgaattgaactgaattgaatgAACAAAAGAGAAACGACGTCAACGAAAGAGAAACGACGTAAACGAAAGAGAAACGatgtaaacaaaagagaaacgacATCAACAAAAGAGAAACGACGTCAACAAAAGAGAAACGACGTAAAGAGAAATGacgtaaacaaaagagaaacgatgtaaacaaaagagaaacgacATCAACGAAAGAGAAACGACATCAACAAAAGAGAAACGACATCAACGAAAGAGAAACGACGTAAACGAAAGAGAAACGATGTCAACGAAAGAGAAACGACGTAAACGAAAGAGAAACGacgtaaacaaaagagaaacgacATCAACAAAAGAGAAACGACATCAACAAAAGAGAAACGACGTCAACAAAAGAGAAACGACGTAAAGAGAAATGacgtaaacaaaagagaaacgatgtaaacaaaagagaaacgacgtaaacaaaagagaaacgacgtaaacaaaagagaaacgacATCAACAAAAGAGAAACGACGTCAACAAAAGAGAAACGACGTAAAGAGAAATGacgtaaacaaaagagaaacgatgtaaacaaaagagaaacgacgtaaacaaaagagaaacgacGTAAACAATAGAGAAACgacataaacaaaagagaaacgacgtaaacaaaagagaaacgacGTAAAGAGAAATGacgtaaacaaaagagaaacgatgtaaacaaaagagaaacgacgtaaacaaaagagaaacgacgtaaacaaaagagaaacgacgtaaacaaaagagaaacgacGTAAACAATAGAGAAACgacataaacaaaagagaaacgacGTCAACAAAAGAGAAACGACGTAAAGAGAAACGACGTAAACGAAAGAGAAACGACGTCAACGAAAGAGAAACAACGTCAACGAAAGAGAAACGACGTCAACGAAAGAGAAACGacgtaaacaaaagagaaacgacgtaaacaaaagagaaacgacAAATGCTTCAGTGAAGAAACAACAGCAGTGCTATTAGAAGGTGTTACCATTAATAATTACAAACACCAAACGTGGCCTTGCGTTCAGGATGGTTGCTAATGATAAGCCAGTCTATCCAGAAACTATAGTTTATATACTAATATTTTGAAGTTTATTGATAAGTGAAAGATCGATAACCCCCGTGCTTATGTGTGGGCGTGTAGGATCTTTCCAGTACCAGCACAGCCTTAGATTAAGTTTCTGGTAAACTGGTTATCTCTGAGATTAGAGGTGAGGTTTTGGTTTCCAAATAACTGGCAGTCAAGAATagctacacaaacctgtgtgtgtatgacgtAAATGCGTCCATCCAAACATATTTGTCATTTCACTGAAGTTAAAGGGCGTAACTGCTGAGTCACGGTTTTGTTTCAGGAGAAGCAAAAGTTACAGACTCCCTCATAAAAGCGTCTCCGCTCCTCACCCAAAACACTGCTGCACAAACTGCTGCTGACGATACAACAGTGATCCCAAGTCTAATCCAACTACAACCAGACGAGCTGAGGTGGTGAATCAGGATGAGGTgaattcatattattattatttttgttattattattattatcattattaataataaggaATATCAGAGATGGTGTAGTTTAGAAACGTTTTAGAAAGTTTTTATGGGCAGaatcattatttttactttactatGTCACTAATTATAATTTAGTGGTATAAACCAGTTCCACCTATTAAGATATTCCTGTTCATTATTAGTGATATAACTTTTTTGGATGGTTATTCTTCTGTCCTAATGcatgtttaaaatggcatcttttgctgggggtttttttatgacacaatacttattatgacctttttgaatctttaCTCCAattaaaacagaggaaaactaaaactattataaccttggtgcAGACACAGAATGCAGACGGACCAAACGCTGttttgtttatcatttattaaactGTGTTATATTTTCCGTGatgggaaaaaagagaaaaacgtTCGTATGTCGGCCATTGGGTGCCCCAATTCTTAAAGATTGGTTgacattcttcttcatttgcatagttCACATCTCAGGCCGATCTGTCTGTTTGGGAGGCTGCAGAAATATTGTGGTGCATTACGGCAGCCTCCAtgaagcaaggcccttgcctagaGGAAAACCCTTATGACTTTTATTCCCAAGCacttacaaaaaacaatcaatcaattaatattGATTGTTATGGCACTTTAAAATATCTGCAAggcaataacataaataatgaaaGCGCACAACTAGAAAGAACAGACAGAAAGTGTCACCGTGCTACTGAATATTAAAAGCCTctctaaataaatgtgtttacttttaaaagtacTCTCAGATCAGTAACTGAACACAGGGGTCGTAGAAATATGGactgtatatttaatttctgccaataaataaGAGATAAATGTAAAATTGCCACTCTGAGAATATTCTGTCAACATAGTGACAACGTTTTAATGTCTTAAATTAAACTCCACCAGCGCCGCACAGAGTGAGACTACGCTGGAGGCCAAACTGAAAAAGCTGCAGTGCCACTTCACCTGGGACCTGGATGGCAACCAGTCCATACTTTTAGACCTCAGGGAGATGCTGGAGGACATCGGAACTGATGAGGGAAACTGTTGGCTGGGTCACATTTACAACCTGCAGGGCTACATCCACTTCCAGCTGGGAACCAATGAAGCCAACGAAGCCAGGAGTTTCTTCAGCATGGCTGCAGAAGCTCTAAACCGAACAAGAGACGCAGACAGGGGTCCATGGCTGCTGGTGAACTATGGAAATCTGGCTTGGCTGCACTATCGCCAAGGTGAGGAAGCAGAGAGTCAGGCTTACCTGTCAAAGGTCGCTGCTCTGAAGGAAGAATTCCCATCTCCATCACAGGACGAGCTGCACCCGGAGATCTGTGCTGAAAAAGCCTGGACTCTGCTGAAGTTCAGCAGAGAACACAAGGTACTGGCAGGCGAATACTTCCAGAAAGCCATCGGGATGCAGCCAGACATGGTGGAGTGGCAGACCAGCCATCTGATAGGGTGGGCCAGTCTTCATAAGCACGATAAGAACCAACTAGGGGCAGACTTCATGGAGAGAATGCAGAATGCCAAGGAACAGGATCCAGACAACCTGTACCTTGCTGCAGTGTACCTTAAGCGGCGTGccagcagaggagaagatgttAATGATGAAGTGAGTGAGTTGGCAACAAGGATTTTGGGAAATCCCGTCAGCAGCTACAGTGGAATCAAAGTGATACTACGGATTTACAGAAGCGATGACTCTTTTGACAAAGCTACAGCCTTGGCAGAGGAGGCTCTCCAAAACCATCCAGACAAACGCTATCTGAAAAGATGCCTGGCACTCTGTTACAAGTGGAAGATCAATTCAATGGATCACCCAACACCGCAAATGATAGATAAAGCGATCAGTCTCCACAAGCAGGTGATTACTCTTTACCCACATTCTTCCTTAGTCAAGAGAATGGACCTTGCAAGTGTGTACGCACAGTCCCGTCACGACCTGGGTAAAGCTGAGGCCATATACCAGGAGCTGCTCGAACGTGACCTGGAACCTGCAAACAAGCAGGTCCTTTACAACACGTATGCGAAATTTCTAAACTTCAAACGGCAGGACCGCAACGGATCGGTGGATTATCACATGAAGGCGGCGGAGATACCGCTCGAGTCGTTCTTTAGACAGAACAGCATTAAAGCTCTGGAGAAGATCAGAGACAGAGGCAAGAATCATAGGTGCCGTGAAATTAAGCAGTTTCTGGACAGACTGTGAACATCACAGTGATCCTCGTGACATCACTTTTCTTCCATAGCAAACAGCTCAGTCGATGTCatgttgtttggtgttttacaaCAGTTGGTAATGTAGCTTTACTGCCCTCTTGTGGATGTAGTCACCCATTACTTCTACTGAACTGGGATGATA from Solea solea chromosome 10, fSolSol10.1, whole genome shotgun sequence includes the following:
- the LOC131467654 gene encoding interferon-induced protein with tetratricopeptide repeats 1-like — its product is MSAAQSETTLEAKLKKLQCHFTWDLDGNQSILLDLREMLEDIGTDEGNCWLGHIYNLQGYIHFQLGTNEANEARSFFSMAAEALNRTRDADRGPWLLVNYGNLAWLHYRQGEEAESQAYLSKVAALKEEFPSPSQDELHPEICAEKAWTLLKFSREHKVLAGEYFQKAIGMQPDMVEWQTSHLIGWASLHKHDKNQLGADFMERMQNAKEQDPDNLYLAAVYLKRRASRGEDVNDEVSELATRILGNPVSSYSGIKVILRIYRSDDSFDKATALAEEALQNHPDKRYLKRCLALCYKWKINSMDHPTPQMIDKAISLHKQVITLYPHSSLVKRMDLASVYAQSRHDLGKAEAIYQELLERDLEPANKQVLYNTYAKFLNFKRQDRNGSVDYHMKAAEIPLESFFRQNSIKALEKIRDRGKNHRCREIKQFLDRL